The nucleotide sequence GCGCAATCCACAATCCCATCATATCAACTTCCTCCTTCCAACCTTGTAGCCTACATACGTCAAAAAGGCCCCACCGAATAAGCTGATAACACAATATAAGAAAGCTAGCCCAAGCATATTCTGCTCTACTAATTCAACCAACTCTACACTGAAGGTTGAAAAAGTCGTAAATGAGCCGATCATTCCCGTTCCAACCCCTAACATGAGTGGAGATGTCTTTCCTTGATGAACAAACCATTTCGTCGTCAAGAAGGCTAACAAAAAGCTCCCCACTAAGTTGACGACGATTGTCCCAAGTGGGAATGGAGCCGTCATTTGAGAAAATGTAACACTTACAGCGTATCGAAGAAGCGCTCCTATGACCCCACCGAGTCCAACAGCTACGTAATTCAACTTCATCCTCCTTATACCATGCACGCTGCATGCTCTATTTCTTCTGTTTCAACTTGAATGGTCACATGTTCTAAATGAAATTTATCTTTTAATGTAACGATAGCTTCTTGTAAAATTCGTTCATGTTGAGACGAATCTTGTATCTGAATGTGACAGCTTAAAGCATCAAATCCCGATGTAATCGTCCAAATATGTAAATCATGGACATTTACAACCCCATCAATCCCCGCTAATGTTTCGTTCACTTCGTTTTGGTCGATTGGTGACCCCTCCATTAAAATGTGAATCGATTGCTTTAATACTCCCCAAGCACTTCTTAAAATGAGGAGCGATACGACGACAGAAATCATTGGATCGGCTAAATACCATTCAAATCGTAACATCAAGACTCCAGCTATGATAGCACCAACTGACCCGAGTGCATCTCCCAACACATGCAAATACGCACTTTTCATGTTCACATTATGTTTCACATCGCCTTCTTTCATTAAAAAC is from Bacillus kexueae and encodes:
- the crcB gene encoding fluoride efflux transporter CrcB, whose translation is MNYVAVGLGGVIGALLRYAVSVTFSQMTAPFPLGTIVVNLVGSFLLAFLTTKWFVHQGKTSPLMLGVGTGMIGSFTTFSTFSVELVELVEQNMLGLAFLYCVISLFGGAFLTYVGYKVGRRKLI
- a CDS encoding cation diffusion facilitator family transporter, which translates into the protein MGHHHHHNVREGNRKGLLIALLITLGVMVVEFIGGLVTNSLALLSDAGHMLNDASSLFLSFLALWFATRSASPMKTYGYYRFEILAALLNGITLFLISGFILFEAYERFVSPPTVSSGTMIMIAVIGLFANLMSAWFLMKEGDVKHNVNMKSAYLHVLGDALGSVGAIIAGVLMLRFEWYLADPMISVVVSLLILRSAWGVLKQSIHILMEGSPIDQNEVNETLAGIDGVVNVHDLHIWTITSGFDALSCHIQIQDSSQHERILQEAIVTLKDKFHLEHVTIQVETEEIEHAACMV